The nucleotide sequence ACTATTAATCTAAACTGTTCTCAAAACACACACAATAAAGAATCGGTCCAGCAGTTAAAGGGGAGTTCACaacacatacaaaaaaatgttaagaaaaGATACATAAATAACTATAGAAGGGGCAAATTacgcagattgagttagccgtAATGCaacgatattttatattaaatacttatatggatAAACCAGTCAGATTCAGGCCAATCAggaaagttattttctcatcatgccctagccgggacgaacccgggacctccggtgacacatataagcgtactaccgctgcgtcacagaggccgaatgcattaaaagatttttttatttttgtttatgagGATGAGGTGACTCGCCATCTGAGCCATCACGTACAGTGTTCAAGGCGTTGAAACTGTACGTGATTAATGTTCTCCTAGGTACTAAAATTCTGATTTGATTTTTCCAGATTCCAGTAAGAAGAATTACATTTTCATATAACAAGATGGAATCAagtgagtttattttatttggactaCTAGAATATGTATGCCTAAAGTTGACATTTCGCCCGAAATCCAGATTTTTTGTGGGCGAAATGTCCATCAAATCGCTCGCAGTAATTATACATAACATTAAATTCTTAGACGAAAAGTACAAGTACATATATACCCTTCTCAGTACTCCTAAAGGCTTTAGGCGTGCTTTGGGTATTTATTttggatattttatttggatatttataagtaattaaatagcTTTTCCCGCGGATTTGCGCGGTACATTCATAAAAACCCATAAAATTCTTCatcaaattcataaaatcCCGTggaaacatttcttttttccgGGATgaaaaatcactacatagtataaaacaaagtcgctattttagtctgtttgtctgtatgcttaaatctttaaaattacgcaacggattttgatgcggttttttgtaacaggtatagtgattcaagaggaaggtttttatgtataatttattcctAATTTTGCAcacgtgcgaagccggggcgggtcgctagtaccCTTATAATGCCCATGTCTCAGttcctttgtttgtttgtcacctCTTgatactttatacatacatacatataatcacgcctctttcccgggaggtaggcagagactaccggCTATAAATGATGGAATAGGTAAAAGGCCTAACCTAACATACCCACgcagaatattattttttgtaaactatGGTCTATGGTATGAATTATTTAGTTCATAACTTATTTTGTTCCAGGTAATACAATCCATCGTATGGAATCATATGACTTCAAGTCACCTATCGACGTTGTATGGTTCGAAGAAGAAAATTCTCGTGGCGAGATTGACTTAACTTCATCGCCTGATTTGGTGGCAGAATCCGTAGAATCCGTGCCAAATAAACTTATTGTAAAAGACATTACAAATAATGATAAACAAGTGAATCAAGAATCCGATCATACAAGTAATAATATTCAAGTTAATTCTATTactacaaataaaagaaagttaAAACCTAGTCAAACTTCTGCGAAACGCAAGAAAAATTGTAAATCAAACGATCCCAGTATTTCTAAAACtgatatacaaaatataaaccaGA is from Amyelois transitella isolate CPQ chromosome 13, ilAmyTran1.1, whole genome shotgun sequence and encodes:
- the LOC132902427 gene encoding uncharacterized protein LOC132902427, giving the protein MESSNTIHRMESYDFKSPIDVVWFEEENSRGEIDLTSSPDLVAESVESVPNKLIVKDITNNDKQVNQESDHTSNNIQVNSITTNKRKLKPSQTSAKRKKNCKSNDPSISKTDIQNINQNNDNLKTLSKYLTLIVESYNQYLCVLNNTKCTYNDVSISKKRQQLGDPSITRITSATNKDSGMDVQQYSTNPNQDQYNIFSSGPQGRQISISVNKSLIFTLYIYSFRTKSNHSTK